One genomic window of Scatophagus argus isolate fScaArg1 chromosome 16, fScaArg1.pri, whole genome shotgun sequence includes the following:
- the arhgap27l gene encoding rho GTPase-activating protein 27 isoform X3, translated as MATKGLGLVLVEFQYEYQGRDGELVSIKPNERYILLAKTNDHWWQVQSDHSSKPFYIPAKYVKELPLDFPSPLDFADQPSPEPVLLPVAAPVLVPVPIPVPIPKTLEEPSGTKTKPGDEVTIRLRPDASTGYRKTENRMSTFGVPLDFHDFSSLVVPTPRQTSNSPVGPAETRTTATSGTTNMVEDGVSKKHRSGFLDDHMDSGKHHVPSFSPADPLSTPRSQTQPIPVETPMVPVVPTYNDRNSTSSPATGHHDNQESPIEPEEEEEEEEEVVVEESTGEEDSLKEEDSNHIYESIQDLNLDLEALVGGRVSPGAPPKSEPAPAPSPIQDQSSHDPHSPIYANISSVKKASLPQVSLPSSPPADHAPFVPNHTPPSSVSSGGMISPASPPSPQDGWQVHTDQDSGKVFYFHPVTRETTWSDPHGVPPPPARDMDQSKGIEEGQPTSPSPLLSPASSQPPLPEEDYPVDVQNDNDAVFTTSPQQHRIPRAQLDLKDGNSSRWRLQELTPVPQRLMGNGVSEEGTTVQVRSWRHSVAEDTPALGHRRNVSDFTDVSNRRHSPDSPQLSDRHKLKRNLSNRSTGSHQLHCHLLEKAGIINKTKVADGGKKIRKNWSQSWTVLHGGILTFHKDPKSAPTGNANKSSQIIPEYTVDLRGASVGWASKDKSSKKNVLELKTRQGCEYLMQYDTESIISDWLKVIQDTIRQLDQDHLSEDEDEAASDKEDKDKKRTSTRSSSGAADSEQRRVRTKLRRFLQRRPTLQSVKEKGYIRDNVFGCHLDTLCHRENTTIPRFVEKCIRAVERRGLDVDGIYRVSGNLAVIQKLRHKADHEEQLDLEDGQWEEIHVITGALKLFLRELPEPLFPFSCFDKFIAAIQVPDYSLRVSYMRDLVRSLPLPNHNTMELLFKHLRRVVEHKESNRMSVQSVAIVFGPTLLRPQTESANMTIHMVFQSQIVELMLNEFLTIFSQT; from the exons atggcaacaaaag GTTTGGGTCTGGTCCTGGTGGAATTCCAGTATGAGTACCAGGGTCGGGATGGGGAATTGGTCTCCATCAAACCTAACGAGCGTTACATCCTGCTGGCTAAGACCAATGACCACTGGTGGCAGGTCCAGAGTGACCACAGCTCCAAGCCCTTCTACATCCCTGCAAAGTATGTCAAGGAGCTGCCACTGGATTTCCCCTCGCCTCTGGACTTTGCAGATCAACCCAGCCCAGAACCAGTACTGCTTCCTGTGGCAGCACCAGTCCTGGTCCCTGTCCCCATCCCTGTCCCCATTCCAAAGACTCTCGAAGAGCCCAGCGGGACCAAAACCAAACCAGGGGATGAGGTGACCATCAGGCTAAGGCCTGATGCTTCCACTGGATACCGCAAGACCGAGAACCGCATGTCCACATTTGGTGTCCCGCTAGACTTCCATGACTTCTCATCTCTAGTGGTGCCGACACCACGTCAAACCAGCAACTCTCCTGTTGGTCCAGCAGAGACCAGGACTACAGCCACCAGTGGGACTACAAACATGGTCGAAGATGGTGTGAGTAAGAAGCACCGTTCAGGGTTCCTGGATGACCACATGGACTCTGGGAAACATCATGTTCCCAGTTTCAGTCCAGCAGACCCCCTCTCCACACCCCGGTCCCAGACCCAGCCCATCCCCGTAGAGACACCGATGGTCCCTGTGGTCCCCACTTACAATGACCGAAACAGCACATCCTCACCAGCCACAGGTCATCATGACAACCAGGAGTCACCAATagagccagaggaggaggaggaggaggaggaggaggtggtggtggaggagagcaCTGGAGAGGAGGATTCACTGAAGGAGGAAGATTCAAACCACATCTATGAGTCTATCCAGGACCTGAACCTGGACCTAGAGGCTCTGGTTGGAGGAAGAGTGAGTCCTGGAGCTCCGCCAAAATCTGAACCTGCACCAGCCCCGTCCCCCATACAG gACCAGAGCTCACATGACCCTCACTCGCCCATCTACGCCAACATCTCCAGTGTGAAGAAAGCATCTCTCCCTCAGGTCTCCCTCCCCTCGTCGCCTCCAGCTGACCACGCCCCCTTTGTTCCAAACCACACACCCCcatcttctgtctcctctggAGGGATGATAAGCCCCGCCTCTCCCCCGAGTCCCCAGGATGGATGGCAG GTGCACACTGACCAGGACAGCGGGAAGGTGTTCTATTTCCACCCTGTAACCAGAGAGACCACCTGGTCCGACCCCCACGGCGTCCCACCCCCACCTGCTCGAGACATGGACCAGTCCAAAGGGATTGAGGAGGGACAGCCgacctctccctcccctctgctgTCCCCTGCCTCCTCTCAG CCTCCGCTGCCAGAGGAAGATTATCCTGTAGACGTACAGAACGACAACGACGCTGTCTTCACAACg AGTCCTCAGCAGCACAGGATTCCCAGAGCTCAGCTGGACCTGAAAGATGGAAACAGCTCCAGGTGGAGGCTGCAGGAG TTGACACCTGTGCCCCAAAGGCTGATGGGAAATGGAGTTTCTGAGGAGGGAACAACTGTGCAGGTCAGGAGCTGGAGGCACAGCGTGGCTGAAGAC ACGCCTGCTCTGGGCCACAGGAGGAACGTCTCTGACTTCACTGACGTGTCCAACAGAAGACACTCCCCTGACAGTCCACAG CTTTCTGATAGGCACAAACTGAAGAGGAATCTGTCCAATCGGAGCACTGGCTCCCACCAGCTGCAT TGCCATCTGTTGGAGAAAGCAGGAATCATCAACAAGACCAAAGTAGCCGATGGTGGTAAAAAGATCAG GAAGAACTGGAGTCAGTCCTGGACGGTCCTCCATGGGGGGATCCTTACCTTCCACAAAGACCCCAAATCTGCACCCACTGGGAATGCA AATAAATCATCACAGATTATCCCGGAATACACCGTCGATCTCAGAGGAGCTTCGGTGGGCTGGGCCTCCAAAGACAAGTCCTCCAAGAAGAACGTTTTAGAG ctgaaGACCCGTCAGGGCTGCGAGTATCTGATGCAGTACGACACTGAGAGCATCATCAGTGATTGGCTCAAAGTGATACAGGACACCATCAGACAGCTG GACCAGGACCATCTTTCAGAGGACGAGGACGAAGCTGCTTCGGacaaagaggacaaagacaagaagaggaCAT cGACCAGGAGTTCATCGGGAGCAGCCGACTCCGAGCAGAGACGAGTTCGGACCAAACTACGGCGTTTCCTCCAGCGCAGGCCGACGCTGCAGAGCGTTAAAGAGAAAGGTTACATCAGAG ACAACGTGTTCGGCTGTCACCTGGACACACTCTGTCACAGGGAAAACACCACCATTCCCAGATTTGTGGAGAAATGCATCAGAGCGGTGGAGAGGAGAG gtctgGATGTGGACGGGATCTACAGAGTGAGCGGAAACCTGGCTGTGATCCAGAAACTACGACACAAAGCTGATCATG aggagcagctcGACCTGGAGGACGGTCAGTGGGAGGAGATCCACGTCATCACAGGAGCCCTGAAGCTCTTCCTGCGGGAGCTGCCTGAGCCGCTGTTCCCCTTCAGCTGCTTCGACAAGTTCATCGCTGCCATCc AAGTCCCAGACTACAGCCTGAGGGTGTCCTACATGAGGGACCTGGTTCGCTCTTTGCCTCTGCCGAACCATAACACCATGGAGCTGCTATTCAAACACCTGCGCAG AGTGGTTGAGCACAAGGAGTCTAACAGGATGTCCGTTCAGAGCGTTGCCATTGTCTTCGGTCCCACGCTGCTCCGCCCCCAGACTGAATCAGCCAATATGACAATCCACATGGTGTTCCAGAGCCAGATAGTGGAGCTTATGCTCAATGAATTCCTGACCATCTTCTCTCAGACATAG
- the arhgap27l gene encoding rho GTPase-activating protein 12 isoform X1, whose protein sequence is MATKGLGLVLVEFQYEYQGRDGELVSIKPNERYILLAKTNDHWWQVQSDHSSKPFYIPAKYVKELPLDFPSPLDFADQPSPEPVLLPVAAPVLVPVPIPVPIPKTLEEPSGTKTKPGDEVTIRLRPDASTGYRKTENRMSTFGVPLDFHDFSSLVVPTPRQTSNSPVGPAETRTTATSGTTNMVEDGVSKKHRSGFLDDHMDSGKHHVPSFSPADPLSTPRSQTQPIPVETPMVPVVPTYNDRNSTSSPATGHHDNQESPIEPEEEEEEEEEVVVEESTGEEDSLKEEDSNHIYESIQDLNLDLEALVGGRVSPGAPPKSEPAPAPSPIQDQSSHDPHSPIYANISSVKKASLPQVSLPSSPPADHAPFVPNHTPPSSVSSGGMISPASPPSPQDGWQVHTDQDSGKVFYFHPVTRETTWSDPHGVPPPPARDMDQSKGIEEGQPTSPSPLLSPASSQGSCGWEQLVDEVSGRVYYYNPTSGATSWTIPEPLVPTANRRHDSPPPLPEEDYPVDVQNDNDAVFTTSPQQHRIPRAQLDLKDGNSSRWRLQELTPVPQRLMGNGVSEEGTTVQVRSWRHSVAEDTPALGHRRNVSDFTDVSNRRHSPDSPQLSDRHKLKRNLSNRSTGSHQLHCHLLEKAGIINKTKVADGGKKIRKNWSQSWTVLHGGILTFHKDPKSAPTGNANKSSQIIPEYTVDLRGASVGWASKDKSSKKNVLELKTRQGCEYLMQYDTESIISDWLKVIQDTIRQLDQDHLSEDEDEAASDKEDKDKKRTSTRSSSGAADSEQRRVRTKLRRFLQRRPTLQSVKEKGYIRDNVFGCHLDTLCHRENTTIPRFVEKCIRAVERRGLDVDGIYRVSGNLAVIQKLRHKADHEEQLDLEDGQWEEIHVITGALKLFLRELPEPLFPFSCFDKFIAAIQVPDYSLRVSYMRDLVRSLPLPNHNTMELLFKHLRRVVEHKESNRMSVQSVAIVFGPTLLRPQTESANMTIHMVFQSQIVELMLNEFLTIFSQT, encoded by the exons atggcaacaaaag GTTTGGGTCTGGTCCTGGTGGAATTCCAGTATGAGTACCAGGGTCGGGATGGGGAATTGGTCTCCATCAAACCTAACGAGCGTTACATCCTGCTGGCTAAGACCAATGACCACTGGTGGCAGGTCCAGAGTGACCACAGCTCCAAGCCCTTCTACATCCCTGCAAAGTATGTCAAGGAGCTGCCACTGGATTTCCCCTCGCCTCTGGACTTTGCAGATCAACCCAGCCCAGAACCAGTACTGCTTCCTGTGGCAGCACCAGTCCTGGTCCCTGTCCCCATCCCTGTCCCCATTCCAAAGACTCTCGAAGAGCCCAGCGGGACCAAAACCAAACCAGGGGATGAGGTGACCATCAGGCTAAGGCCTGATGCTTCCACTGGATACCGCAAGACCGAGAACCGCATGTCCACATTTGGTGTCCCGCTAGACTTCCATGACTTCTCATCTCTAGTGGTGCCGACACCACGTCAAACCAGCAACTCTCCTGTTGGTCCAGCAGAGACCAGGACTACAGCCACCAGTGGGACTACAAACATGGTCGAAGATGGTGTGAGTAAGAAGCACCGTTCAGGGTTCCTGGATGACCACATGGACTCTGGGAAACATCATGTTCCCAGTTTCAGTCCAGCAGACCCCCTCTCCACACCCCGGTCCCAGACCCAGCCCATCCCCGTAGAGACACCGATGGTCCCTGTGGTCCCCACTTACAATGACCGAAACAGCACATCCTCACCAGCCACAGGTCATCATGACAACCAGGAGTCACCAATagagccagaggaggaggaggaggaggaggaggaggtggtggtggaggagagcaCTGGAGAGGAGGATTCACTGAAGGAGGAAGATTCAAACCACATCTATGAGTCTATCCAGGACCTGAACCTGGACCTAGAGGCTCTGGTTGGAGGAAGAGTGAGTCCTGGAGCTCCGCCAAAATCTGAACCTGCACCAGCCCCGTCCCCCATACAG gACCAGAGCTCACATGACCCTCACTCGCCCATCTACGCCAACATCTCCAGTGTGAAGAAAGCATCTCTCCCTCAGGTCTCCCTCCCCTCGTCGCCTCCAGCTGACCACGCCCCCTTTGTTCCAAACCACACACCCCcatcttctgtctcctctggAGGGATGATAAGCCCCGCCTCTCCCCCGAGTCCCCAGGATGGATGGCAG GTGCACACTGACCAGGACAGCGGGAAGGTGTTCTATTTCCACCCTGTAACCAGAGAGACCACCTGGTCCGACCCCCACGGCGTCCCACCCCCACCTGCTCGAGACATGGACCAGTCCAAAGGGATTGAGGAGGGACAGCCgacctctccctcccctctgctgTCCCCTGCCTCCTCTCAG GGTTCTTGTGGTTGGGAGCAGCTGGTGGATGAAGTGTCAGGGAGAGTTTACTACTACAACCCCACCTCAGGAGCCACATCCTGGACTATACCTGAACCACTGGTCCCCACAGCCAACAGGAGGCACGACAGCCCG CCTCCGCTGCCAGAGGAAGATTATCCTGTAGACGTACAGAACGACAACGACGCTGTCTTCACAACg AGTCCTCAGCAGCACAGGATTCCCAGAGCTCAGCTGGACCTGAAAGATGGAAACAGCTCCAGGTGGAGGCTGCAGGAG TTGACACCTGTGCCCCAAAGGCTGATGGGAAATGGAGTTTCTGAGGAGGGAACAACTGTGCAGGTCAGGAGCTGGAGGCACAGCGTGGCTGAAGAC ACGCCTGCTCTGGGCCACAGGAGGAACGTCTCTGACTTCACTGACGTGTCCAACAGAAGACACTCCCCTGACAGTCCACAG CTTTCTGATAGGCACAAACTGAAGAGGAATCTGTCCAATCGGAGCACTGGCTCCCACCAGCTGCAT TGCCATCTGTTGGAGAAAGCAGGAATCATCAACAAGACCAAAGTAGCCGATGGTGGTAAAAAGATCAG GAAGAACTGGAGTCAGTCCTGGACGGTCCTCCATGGGGGGATCCTTACCTTCCACAAAGACCCCAAATCTGCACCCACTGGGAATGCA AATAAATCATCACAGATTATCCCGGAATACACCGTCGATCTCAGAGGAGCTTCGGTGGGCTGGGCCTCCAAAGACAAGTCCTCCAAGAAGAACGTTTTAGAG ctgaaGACCCGTCAGGGCTGCGAGTATCTGATGCAGTACGACACTGAGAGCATCATCAGTGATTGGCTCAAAGTGATACAGGACACCATCAGACAGCTG GACCAGGACCATCTTTCAGAGGACGAGGACGAAGCTGCTTCGGacaaagaggacaaagacaagaagaggaCAT cGACCAGGAGTTCATCGGGAGCAGCCGACTCCGAGCAGAGACGAGTTCGGACCAAACTACGGCGTTTCCTCCAGCGCAGGCCGACGCTGCAGAGCGTTAAAGAGAAAGGTTACATCAGAG ACAACGTGTTCGGCTGTCACCTGGACACACTCTGTCACAGGGAAAACACCACCATTCCCAGATTTGTGGAGAAATGCATCAGAGCGGTGGAGAGGAGAG gtctgGATGTGGACGGGATCTACAGAGTGAGCGGAAACCTGGCTGTGATCCAGAAACTACGACACAAAGCTGATCATG aggagcagctcGACCTGGAGGACGGTCAGTGGGAGGAGATCCACGTCATCACAGGAGCCCTGAAGCTCTTCCTGCGGGAGCTGCCTGAGCCGCTGTTCCCCTTCAGCTGCTTCGACAAGTTCATCGCTGCCATCc AAGTCCCAGACTACAGCCTGAGGGTGTCCTACATGAGGGACCTGGTTCGCTCTTTGCCTCTGCCGAACCATAACACCATGGAGCTGCTATTCAAACACCTGCGCAG AGTGGTTGAGCACAAGGAGTCTAACAGGATGTCCGTTCAGAGCGTTGCCATTGTCTTCGGTCCCACGCTGCTCCGCCCCCAGACTGAATCAGCCAATATGACAATCCACATGGTGTTCCAGAGCCAGATAGTGGAGCTTATGCTCAATGAATTCCTGACCATCTTCTCTCAGACATAG
- the arhgap27l gene encoding rho GTPase-activating protein 12 isoform X2, with amino-acid sequence MATKGLGLVLVEFQYEYQGRDGELVSIKPNERYILLAKTNDHWWQVQSDHSSKPFYIPAKYVKELPLDFPSPLDFADQPSPEPVLLPVAAPVLVPVPIPVPIPKTLEEPSGTKTKPGDEVTIRLRPDASTGYRKTENRMSTFGVPLDFHDFSSLVVPTPRQTSNSPVGPAETRTTATSGTTNMVEDGVSKKHRSGFLDDHMDSGKHHVPSFSPADPLSTPRSQTQPIPVETPMVPVVPTYNDRNSTSSPATGHHDNQESPIEPEEEEEEEEEVVVEESTGEEDSLKEEDSNHIYESIQDLNLDLEALVGGRVSPGAPPKSEPAPAPSPIQDQSSHDPHSPIYANISSVKKASLPQVSLPSSPPADHAPFVPNHTPPSSVSSGGMISPASPPSPQDGWQVHTDQDSGKVFYFHPVTRETTWSDPHGVPPPPARDMDQSKGIEEGQPTSPSPLLSPASSQGSCGWEQLVDEVSGRVYYYNPTSGATSWTIPEPLVPTANRRHDSPPPLPEEDYPVDVQNDNDAVFTTSPQQHRIPRAQLDLKDGNSSRWRLQELTPVPQRLMGNGVSEEGTTVQVRSWRHSVAEDTPALGHRRNVSDFTDVSNRRHSPDSPQCHLLEKAGIINKTKVADGGKKIRKNWSQSWTVLHGGILTFHKDPKSAPTGNANKSSQIIPEYTVDLRGASVGWASKDKSSKKNVLELKTRQGCEYLMQYDTESIISDWLKVIQDTIRQLDQDHLSEDEDEAASDKEDKDKKRTSTRSSSGAADSEQRRVRTKLRRFLQRRPTLQSVKEKGYIRDNVFGCHLDTLCHRENTTIPRFVEKCIRAVERRGLDVDGIYRVSGNLAVIQKLRHKADHEEQLDLEDGQWEEIHVITGALKLFLRELPEPLFPFSCFDKFIAAIQVPDYSLRVSYMRDLVRSLPLPNHNTMELLFKHLRRVVEHKESNRMSVQSVAIVFGPTLLRPQTESANMTIHMVFQSQIVELMLNEFLTIFSQT; translated from the exons atggcaacaaaag GTTTGGGTCTGGTCCTGGTGGAATTCCAGTATGAGTACCAGGGTCGGGATGGGGAATTGGTCTCCATCAAACCTAACGAGCGTTACATCCTGCTGGCTAAGACCAATGACCACTGGTGGCAGGTCCAGAGTGACCACAGCTCCAAGCCCTTCTACATCCCTGCAAAGTATGTCAAGGAGCTGCCACTGGATTTCCCCTCGCCTCTGGACTTTGCAGATCAACCCAGCCCAGAACCAGTACTGCTTCCTGTGGCAGCACCAGTCCTGGTCCCTGTCCCCATCCCTGTCCCCATTCCAAAGACTCTCGAAGAGCCCAGCGGGACCAAAACCAAACCAGGGGATGAGGTGACCATCAGGCTAAGGCCTGATGCTTCCACTGGATACCGCAAGACCGAGAACCGCATGTCCACATTTGGTGTCCCGCTAGACTTCCATGACTTCTCATCTCTAGTGGTGCCGACACCACGTCAAACCAGCAACTCTCCTGTTGGTCCAGCAGAGACCAGGACTACAGCCACCAGTGGGACTACAAACATGGTCGAAGATGGTGTGAGTAAGAAGCACCGTTCAGGGTTCCTGGATGACCACATGGACTCTGGGAAACATCATGTTCCCAGTTTCAGTCCAGCAGACCCCCTCTCCACACCCCGGTCCCAGACCCAGCCCATCCCCGTAGAGACACCGATGGTCCCTGTGGTCCCCACTTACAATGACCGAAACAGCACATCCTCACCAGCCACAGGTCATCATGACAACCAGGAGTCACCAATagagccagaggaggaggaggaggaggaggaggaggtggtggtggaggagagcaCTGGAGAGGAGGATTCACTGAAGGAGGAAGATTCAAACCACATCTATGAGTCTATCCAGGACCTGAACCTGGACCTAGAGGCTCTGGTTGGAGGAAGAGTGAGTCCTGGAGCTCCGCCAAAATCTGAACCTGCACCAGCCCCGTCCCCCATACAG gACCAGAGCTCACATGACCCTCACTCGCCCATCTACGCCAACATCTCCAGTGTGAAGAAAGCATCTCTCCCTCAGGTCTCCCTCCCCTCGTCGCCTCCAGCTGACCACGCCCCCTTTGTTCCAAACCACACACCCCcatcttctgtctcctctggAGGGATGATAAGCCCCGCCTCTCCCCCGAGTCCCCAGGATGGATGGCAG GTGCACACTGACCAGGACAGCGGGAAGGTGTTCTATTTCCACCCTGTAACCAGAGAGACCACCTGGTCCGACCCCCACGGCGTCCCACCCCCACCTGCTCGAGACATGGACCAGTCCAAAGGGATTGAGGAGGGACAGCCgacctctccctcccctctgctgTCCCCTGCCTCCTCTCAG GGTTCTTGTGGTTGGGAGCAGCTGGTGGATGAAGTGTCAGGGAGAGTTTACTACTACAACCCCACCTCAGGAGCCACATCCTGGACTATACCTGAACCACTGGTCCCCACAGCCAACAGGAGGCACGACAGCCCG CCTCCGCTGCCAGAGGAAGATTATCCTGTAGACGTACAGAACGACAACGACGCTGTCTTCACAACg AGTCCTCAGCAGCACAGGATTCCCAGAGCTCAGCTGGACCTGAAAGATGGAAACAGCTCCAGGTGGAGGCTGCAGGAG TTGACACCTGTGCCCCAAAGGCTGATGGGAAATGGAGTTTCTGAGGAGGGAACAACTGTGCAGGTCAGGAGCTGGAGGCACAGCGTGGCTGAAGAC ACGCCTGCTCTGGGCCACAGGAGGAACGTCTCTGACTTCACTGACGTGTCCAACAGAAGACACTCCCCTGACAGTCCACAG TGCCATCTGTTGGAGAAAGCAGGAATCATCAACAAGACCAAAGTAGCCGATGGTGGTAAAAAGATCAG GAAGAACTGGAGTCAGTCCTGGACGGTCCTCCATGGGGGGATCCTTACCTTCCACAAAGACCCCAAATCTGCACCCACTGGGAATGCA AATAAATCATCACAGATTATCCCGGAATACACCGTCGATCTCAGAGGAGCTTCGGTGGGCTGGGCCTCCAAAGACAAGTCCTCCAAGAAGAACGTTTTAGAG ctgaaGACCCGTCAGGGCTGCGAGTATCTGATGCAGTACGACACTGAGAGCATCATCAGTGATTGGCTCAAAGTGATACAGGACACCATCAGACAGCTG GACCAGGACCATCTTTCAGAGGACGAGGACGAAGCTGCTTCGGacaaagaggacaaagacaagaagaggaCAT cGACCAGGAGTTCATCGGGAGCAGCCGACTCCGAGCAGAGACGAGTTCGGACCAAACTACGGCGTTTCCTCCAGCGCAGGCCGACGCTGCAGAGCGTTAAAGAGAAAGGTTACATCAGAG ACAACGTGTTCGGCTGTCACCTGGACACACTCTGTCACAGGGAAAACACCACCATTCCCAGATTTGTGGAGAAATGCATCAGAGCGGTGGAGAGGAGAG gtctgGATGTGGACGGGATCTACAGAGTGAGCGGAAACCTGGCTGTGATCCAGAAACTACGACACAAAGCTGATCATG aggagcagctcGACCTGGAGGACGGTCAGTGGGAGGAGATCCACGTCATCACAGGAGCCCTGAAGCTCTTCCTGCGGGAGCTGCCTGAGCCGCTGTTCCCCTTCAGCTGCTTCGACAAGTTCATCGCTGCCATCc AAGTCCCAGACTACAGCCTGAGGGTGTCCTACATGAGGGACCTGGTTCGCTCTTTGCCTCTGCCGAACCATAACACCATGGAGCTGCTATTCAAACACCTGCGCAG AGTGGTTGAGCACAAGGAGTCTAACAGGATGTCCGTTCAGAGCGTTGCCATTGTCTTCGGTCCCACGCTGCTCCGCCCCCAGACTGAATCAGCCAATATGACAATCCACATGGTGTTCCAGAGCCAGATAGTGGAGCTTATGCTCAATGAATTCCTGACCATCTTCTCTCAGACATAG
- the ccdc103 gene encoding coiled-coil domain-containing protein 103: MFPVMARSERDVIDFSALERELQGAIESEQRYKRENEAKLRAVSQRVSSYDEFRDLVLSCHLKPLQKKDKDRAPRRQPWNPVAPSDK, encoded by the exons ATGTTTCCT GTGATGGCGAGGTCAGAGCGTGATGTCATCGACTTCTCAGCGCTGGAGAGAGAGCTGCAAGGGGCGATCGAGTCTGAGCAGAGATACAAGAGAGAGAACGAAGCCAAACTGAGAGCCGTCAGCCAGAGAGTGTCGTCCTATGACGAGTTCAG aGATCTGGTCTTGTCGTGTCACCTGAAGCCTCtgcagaagaaagacaaagacagagctCCACGGAGACAACCGTGGAACCCTGTTGCCCCGAGCGACAAGTGA